One segment of Castanea sativa cultivar Marrone di Chiusa Pesio chromosome 3, ASM4071231v1 DNA contains the following:
- the LOC142629262 gene encoding uncharacterized protein LOC142629262, whose protein sequence is MDKSWMPMAKTPDGRLSRQYIEGVNTFINFARSVVDLSGNILYPCIHCVNCYRQSLQIVRIHLLHRGIMQSYVNWYNHGEPRVLNENIHDNEMSDGDHMDGIDALVGDRIRGEPRNATEDEEERHFDKLEEDAKRELYPGCTDYSILKFVIEMLNVKVMTNLSNKGLDMMLELLTKVLSKDNLVPRSTYEAKKILRGLGMSYKHIDACKNDCALFWKENENLDKCPVCETPRYKDTRAQGKKIPHKVLRYFPLTPRLRRLYMLGQRAKDMIWYIDKRVDDGIMRHPADSEEWKEFDLQHPDFALEPRNVRLGLATDGFNPFGNMNNNYRNEIDTYLKPLVDELKELWEEGVETYDAYSKEHFQMRATLLWTIHDYPGFGNVSGWRTKGYHSCYTCNDEPYSEAL, encoded by the exons atggataaaagttggatgcCAATGGCTAAGACACCTGATGGTAGATTAAGTCGTCAATATATtgaaggggtcaatacatttattaattttgcaagATCAGTTGTGGACTTGAGTGGTAATATTCTATACCCGTGTATTCACTGTGTGAATTGCTATCGACAATCTCTTCAAATTGTGCGTATCCATTTGCTTCATCGTGGGATTATGCAATCTTACGTTAATTGGTATAATCATGGAGAACCTCGTGTATTGAACGAGAACATTCATGATAATGAAATGTCGGATGGTGATCATATGGATGGTATCGATGCCTTGGTAGGTGACCGAATTAGAGGGGAACCAAGAAATGCAACCGAAGATGAGGAGGAGCGTCATTTTGacaaacttgaggaagatgcaaAGCGTGAGTTGTATCCGGGTTGCACTGATTATAGTATCTTGAAGTTTGTTATTGAGATGTTGAATGTAAAGGTAATGACTAACTTGAGTAATAAGGGACTTGATATGATGCTAGAATTGCTAACAaaggttttatcaaaagatAACTTGGTTCCAAGGTCAACTTATGAAGCAAAGAAGATATTACGTGGCTTGGGCATGTCATATAAGCATATAGATGCATGCAAAAATGATTGTGCactattttggaaggaaaatgaaaatcttGATAAATGTCCGGTGTGTGAGACGCCTAGGTACAAGGATACACGTGCCCAAGGTAAAAAAATTCCTCATAAGGTATTGCGTTACTTCCCGTTGACACCGAGATTAAGGAGATTGTACATGTTAGGCCAAAGAGCTAAGGACATGATATGGTATATAGACAAACGAGTGGATGATGGGATAATGAGGCATCCGGCTGATAGTGAGGAGTGGAAGGAGTTTGATTTACAACATCCTGATTTTGCCCTCGAACCTCGCAATGTAAGGTTGGGATTGGCTACTGATGGATTTAACCCTTTTGGAAATATGAACAACAACTATA GAAATGAGATTGATACTTACTTGAAACCATTGGTTGACGAGTTGAAGGAGTTGTGGGAAGAAGGTGTAGAAACTTATGATGCTTATAGTAAAGAGCATTTTCAGATGCGTGCAACTTTGTTGTGGACAATACATGACTATCCTGGATTTGGTAACGTGTCTGGGTGGAGGACAAAGGGTTATCATTCTTGTTACACTTGCAACGATGAACCATATTCAGAAGCTTTGTAA